From the genome of Candidatus Wallbacteria bacterium, one region includes:
- a CDS encoding GAF domain-containing protein, producing MDFRKISGKIQEILAGKGDRNCKLQSICELLKQEVKHYNWVGFYLVDPSNERELVLGPFAGTPTEHTRIHFGHGICGQAAELEETFVSQDVSRESNYLSCSLSVKAEIVLPFFSSGRIAGELDIDSHYLNCFSDDDRRFLESVCREVEKLF from the coding sequence GTGGATTTCAGAAAAATATCAGGAAAAATTCAGGAGATCCTGGCAGGAAAAGGCGACAGGAACTGCAAACTTCAGAGTATCTGCGAATTATTAAAACAAGAAGTCAAACACTATAACTGGGTCGGTTTCTACCTGGTTGATCCAAGCAATGAGAGGGAACTTGTGCTGGGCCCGTTTGCCGGAACACCCACTGAACATACCAGGATCCATTTTGGACATGGCATTTGCGGCCAGGCAGCTGAACTGGAAGAAACATTCGTGAGTCAGGACGTGAGCAGGGAAAGTAACTATCTCTCCTGCAGCCTCTCTGTAAAGGCAGAAATTGTACTGCCATTTTTTTCCAGCGGCAGAATCGCCGGGGAACTGGACATCGATTCCCATTATCTCAACTGCTTCAGCGACGATGACCGCAGGTTTCTGGAATCCGTATGCCGGGAAGTGGAAAAGTTGTTTTAA
- a CDS encoding serine hydrolase — protein MNKLVFFTLLLITINVYSAKTSKTQTLIHQFELLPGNLSVTLMKNGTDLVVSKNSDKPMAVASAFKLYILKALEAEVKAGTLSYDQKVCIENEKKSVSWGYLKQCPEGTQFSVRQLCDLMIGKSDNTATDHLLHLVGRENIEKYAPARMRPLLSTVEMFKIKYGIPKDLQAKYLSGNQEVKRQVLAEIAPISRKKIRFPNKPTLIDKVEWHCTTAELARLMYDLRNASAVYVNHGKVASKAWNKIGFKSGYEAGVVNNTFLLQKDQNGDIYTLSVTMNSEKKNVDLIRFNQLMKKFVSQFDQIVRENPVQKKVVKPLAAAQSKPITRQGTAVAKAPAQESALAKVPAASSRDNATFTIYQNSIPKKIQLRPSYNQ, from the coding sequence ATGAATAAATTGGTGTTTTTCACGCTGCTGCTTATAACCATCAATGTTTATAGTGCTAAGACAAGCAAAACTCAGACCCTGATTCACCAGTTCGAACTGCTGCCGGGAAATCTTTCTGTGACTCTCATGAAAAACGGAACAGATCTGGTCGTTTCGAAAAACAGCGACAAGCCGATGGCTGTTGCTTCAGCCTTCAAACTTTACATTCTCAAAGCTCTGGAAGCTGAAGTCAAAGCCGGGACACTTTCCTATGATCAGAAAGTCTGCATAGAGAATGAAAAAAAATCGGTATCCTGGGGTTACCTGAAGCAGTGCCCTGAAGGAACGCAGTTTTCGGTACGCCAGCTCTGTGATCTGATGATCGGAAAATCCGACAATACAGCCACAGACCACCTTCTGCACCTGGTGGGCAGGGAAAACATAGAAAAATACGCTCCAGCCAGGATGAGACCGCTGCTCTCCACAGTGGAAATGTTCAAGATAAAATACGGCATCCCCAAGGACCTGCAGGCGAAATACTTAAGCGGCAACCAGGAAGTCAAACGGCAGGTGCTGGCTGAAATCGCTCCGATCAGCCGCAAGAAAATCCGTTTTCCCAATAAACCGACCCTGATCGACAAGGTGGAATGGCACTGCACCACCGCTGAACTGGCCAGGCTGATGTATGATCTCAGGAACGCTTCTGCGGTTTATGTGAATCACGGCAAAGTCGCCTCCAAAGCCTGGAACAAGATCGGTTTCAAGAGCGGTTACGAAGCCGGGGTTGTCAACAACACCTTCCTGCTTCAGAAAGATCAGAATGGAGATATTTACACTCTTTCAGTCACCATGAACAGCGAAAAGAAAAATGTCGACCTGATCCGCTTCAATCAATTGATGAAAAAGTTCGTCAGCCAGTTCGACCAGATCGTGCGTGAGAATCCTGTCCAGAAAAAAGTTGTGAAACCGCTTGCCGCCGCTCAGAGCAAGCCCATAACCAGGCAGGGAACAGCAGTGGCCAAGGCACCTGCACAGGAATCTGCGCTGGCCAAGGTGCCAGCTGCTTCTTCCAGGGATAACGCCACATTCACAATCTATCAGAACTCGATCCCCAAAAAAATTCAGCTCAGACCGAGTTACAATCAATAA
- a CDS encoding adenylate/guanylate cyclase domain-containing protein, translating to MIKKGLGIASGYNSFKTGEIAAKRALSQCPDPEIALIFASSFFEQEQVLSGAKSILGETRIFGTSTFYEISNLGLKESSVTILLFSGDELEFYPYSEPHCGAPFEAGKKIAEMFRSDSGAKPGQTIACILFGDQKHNLGTDYLDGLSAGLGFPIPVIGSGSPGKLFENNGLDVALGHQYFNDRVTEDNLSLLFIRAADSSKTSFSFSFESSFTPVAHSVICTDTERNYVHAVDGKPLKEYLQNYLGLEYKGLVTEGNFRYAFVTNLKDREGEKNLVISPISDDGGDGIRFFPAVDMQGVSIQLIHLNRDEMLQGTKKAALAALENLNGLRPELVFVFSCGLRYRLLLSRVNEEADMVREVFGDGIPVIGMYCAGEYGPLYGQYSEIVDTGKLLNGSRQFSTSITIMVLGSKTPGTPRIDYHKLLTQFNEYDKMGKSESERDYMEKLRQRMELSETALFETERILKKINQSHYELGLELQRKNQALTIANDKNEKLKEIIRRYTPHKVFRKAHLSVDKGLYEIPDEEQQSTLMFLDIKGFTNFAEAHSSEEVIEAINGIFAPFTRIIYESGGDVDKFIGDCIFSVFDSENAALKAALQIQIKMKRNFTSAPFQVRIGINSGRVVSGNVGNEERRDNTMIGDAVNLAARLESSCTPGKILVSKKTYLKIDPVLLEKLTVSEKSISVKGKKNEIEVVEITPD from the coding sequence ATGATCAAAAAAGGCCTTGGAATCGCTTCAGGATACAATTCGTTCAAGACAGGGGAAATCGCGGCGAAGAGAGCGCTCTCACAATGTCCGGATCCTGAGATAGCCCTGATTTTCGCCTCCAGCTTTTTCGAACAGGAGCAGGTGCTCTCTGGCGCTAAAAGCATACTGGGTGAGACCAGAATTTTCGGCACTTCCACTTTTTATGAAATCTCCAATCTGGGTCTCAAGGAATCCTCGGTCACAATCCTGCTGTTCTCCGGTGATGAGCTGGAATTTTATCCCTATTCCGAGCCCCACTGCGGAGCGCCGTTTGAGGCAGGGAAGAAAATCGCGGAAATGTTCCGTTCTGACAGTGGGGCGAAGCCGGGGCAGACGATAGCCTGCATCCTGTTCGGAGACCAGAAACACAATCTGGGTACTGACTACCTGGACGGGCTTAGCGCAGGACTCGGTTTTCCGATCCCTGTGATCGGGTCCGGATCTCCCGGAAAACTCTTTGAAAACAACGGCCTGGACGTGGCTCTCGGGCATCAGTATTTCAATGATAGAGTCACTGAAGACAATTTGAGTCTCCTTTTCATCAGAGCAGCCGATTCCAGCAAAACTTCCTTTTCCTTCTCCTTTGAAAGCAGTTTCACTCCGGTCGCGCACTCTGTGATCTGCACAGATACAGAGCGGAACTATGTTCATGCTGTAGACGGAAAACCGCTCAAGGAATATCTGCAAAACTACCTGGGCCTGGAATATAAAGGACTCGTTACTGAAGGAAATTTCCGTTACGCATTCGTGACCAATCTCAAAGACCGGGAAGGTGAAAAAAATCTGGTGATTTCTCCGATCTCGGACGACGGCGGGGATGGCATCCGCTTTTTTCCGGCAGTTGATATGCAGGGAGTGAGCATCCAGCTGATTCATCTGAATCGCGATGAAATGCTTCAGGGAACGAAAAAAGCCGCCCTGGCAGCTCTTGAAAACCTGAACGGGCTGCGGCCGGAACTGGTGTTCGTATTCAGCTGCGGTCTCAGGTACAGACTACTGCTGTCAAGAGTAAACGAAGAAGCAGATATGGTCAGAGAAGTCTTCGGCGACGGGATCCCGGTGATAGGCATGTACTGCGCCGGTGAATATGGGCCTTTATATGGCCAATACAGCGAGATCGTTGATACAGGGAAGCTCCTGAACGGGTCCAGGCAATTCTCAACCTCGATTACGATCATGGTGCTCGGCTCGAAAACTCCGGGTACACCGCGAATCGACTACCACAAGCTTCTGACTCAGTTCAATGAATACGACAAAATGGGCAAATCAGAGAGCGAACGGGATTATATGGAGAAACTCAGGCAGAGGATGGAATTGTCGGAAACCGCTCTCTTTGAGACCGAGAGGATCCTCAAGAAGATCAACCAGTCTCACTATGAACTGGGGCTTGAACTGCAGAGGAAAAATCAGGCGCTGACGATCGCCAACGATAAAAATGAAAAACTGAAGGAGATCATCAGACGCTACACTCCGCACAAAGTGTTCAGAAAAGCCCATCTCTCAGTAGACAAGGGGCTCTACGAAATACCTGATGAAGAACAGCAGTCCACGCTGATGTTTCTTGATATCAAAGGTTTCACGAATTTTGCCGAAGCCCATTCCTCAGAGGAGGTGATCGAAGCGATCAACGGTATTTTTGCCCCTTTCACCAGGATAATCTATGAAAGCGGTGGAGATGTAGACAAGTTCATCGGAGACTGTATTTTTTCTGTTTTTGATTCCGAGAATGCCGCCCTGAAAGCCGCGCTCCAGATCCAGATAAAAATGAAACGGAATTTCACTTCAGCTCCATTCCAGGTCAGGATCGGCATCAATTCCGGCCGGGTGGTTTCGGGTAATGTAGGCAACGAAGAACGCCGCGACAACACAATGATCGGTGATGCGGTGAACCTCGCTGCCAGACTGGAATCCTCCTGCACCCCTGGAAAAATCCTGGTCTCCAAAAAAACATATCTGAAGATTGACCCTGTCCTGCTGGAAAAACTTACTGTCAGCGAGAAAAGCATCAGCGTAAAAGGGAAGAAAAATGAAATTGAGGTGGTTGAAATCACTCCAGATTAA
- a CDS encoding glycosyltransferase produces MRMTRIQRIDIFNGKCDPFFRMEDYYLSFVLTVALFFLSLFGSFLYLFLLSLFRKEPIFTDSGAIPSVSVIIPAHNEENQIAEKIRNTLDLDWPLLEVIVVSDGSTDRTNEIILEFGADIKTIFLEKRAGKPTALNAGAAAAGCDILLFTDASVLLRRDAIRKMLVPLQSGEIGIVFGRVEYDKLKYSSLTEGEMFYWNYENILREFQNRTGHIFSVIGGLCAMRRGSYSEIPQGVISDDLHLAFQSYSRGKRGYYISEILGFEENPKSTQGEFQRKVRVIAGGWQFLFKYLRDFKNCPGLLQFYLQKPLRWCAVFFLILHLGFLLSTLENPLSFNLCLIYLLLCDLPLMEWAVRFLQQAYTGSIDIKIKWFFLPFYFIMINLAALVGFFKGLARSESVTWKMEAR; encoded by the coding sequence ATGAGAATGACAAGGATTCAACGAATTGACATTTTCAACGGAAAATGTGACCCTTTTTTCAGGATGGAAGACTATTACCTGTCGTTTGTTCTGACTGTCGCACTGTTTTTTCTGAGCCTGTTCGGCTCGTTCCTATACCTTTTCCTGCTCAGTTTGTTCAGGAAAGAACCGATTTTCACTGATTCAGGCGCAATCCCCTCAGTCTCAGTGATCATCCCGGCGCACAATGAGGAAAACCAGATCGCGGAAAAGATCAGGAACACCTTGGATCTGGACTGGCCTCTCCTGGAAGTGATTGTAGTATCCGACGGCTCCACAGACCGGACCAATGAGATAATTCTGGAATTCGGTGCTGACATCAAAACAATCTTTCTGGAAAAAAGAGCTGGAAAACCTACAGCATTGAATGCAGGAGCGGCTGCTGCGGGCTGCGACATTCTCCTGTTTACGGACGCTTCAGTGCTCCTGCGCAGGGACGCAATCAGGAAAATGCTGGTCCCGCTGCAGAGCGGCGAGATCGGCATTGTGTTCGGAAGAGTGGAATACGACAAACTGAAATATTCCTCGCTCACTGAAGGCGAAATGTTCTACTGGAATTATGAAAACATTCTGCGGGAATTCCAGAACCGTACCGGCCATATTTTTTCAGTGATCGGGGGACTATGCGCAATGCGGCGTGGATCATACAGTGAGATTCCGCAGGGCGTGATCTCAGACGACCTGCATCTGGCTTTTCAATCATACAGCCGGGGAAAACGAGGGTATTACATTTCCGAAATTCTGGGTTTCGAGGAAAATCCAAAGTCCACCCAGGGGGAATTCCAGCGCAAGGTGCGGGTGATCGCAGGCGGCTGGCAGTTCCTATTTAAATATCTCAGGGATTTCAAAAATTGTCCCGGCCTGCTCCAGTTTTACCTGCAGAAACCTCTGCGCTGGTGCGCTGTGTTCTTCCTGATCCTGCATCTTGGCTTCCTGCTGTCCACTCTGGAAAACCCGTTGAGCTTCAATCTCTGCCTGATCTATCTGCTGCTCTGCGACCTGCCGCTGATGGAGTGGGCTGTCAGGTTTCTGCAGCAGGCTTATACCGGCAGCATTGACATCAAAATCAAATGGTTTTTTCTTCCGTTTTATTTTATAATGATTAATCTGGCCGCGCTGGTCGGTTTTTTCAAAGGCCTCGCCAGATCCGAATCAGTCACCTGGAAAATGGAAGCACGATGA
- a CDS encoding ATP-binding cassette domain-containing protein yields the protein MSLLQVDKLDKTFRIRNRDKSLKRRLCNIFRRYPENTRLIKALSGVSFSLERGEVLGVIGPNGAGKTTLLKLLSGIFAPSSGSIETEGRIFSLLELGLGFYPDLSGLENIYTFAAIHGISEKTTAEKLPEIIRFSGISEFIDLPIKFYSSGMNTRLSFSILSLIEPEILLVDEIYQSGDIDFQQQSIQKINELMAKSLGVIFVSHNLHLIKSLCQRAILLIKGELVFEGPAVDTVNHYLRLSGERLHGTTD from the coding sequence ATGAGCCTCTTGCAAGTCGATAAACTCGATAAGACATTCAGAATCAGGAATCGGGATAAAAGCCTCAAACGCAGGCTCTGCAACATTTTCCGGAGATATCCTGAGAACACCAGGCTGATCAAGGCTCTGTCAGGAGTTTCATTTTCCCTGGAACGGGGGGAAGTGCTGGGCGTGATCGGGCCGAATGGAGCCGGGAAAACCACTCTGCTCAAGCTTCTCTCAGGCATTTTTGCGCCGAGTTCAGGCTCCATCGAAACTGAAGGCAGGATTTTCTCCCTGCTGGAACTGGGCTTGGGTTTTTACCCTGACCTCTCAGGCCTGGAAAACATTTACACATTTGCAGCGATTCACGGCATCAGCGAAAAAACGACCGCTGAAAAACTGCCTGAAATCATCCGCTTTTCAGGGATCTCGGAATTCATCGATCTGCCGATCAAATTCTATTCCTCAGGCATGAACACCAGACTCAGTTTTTCGATTCTTTCCCTGATCGAACCGGAAATTCTGCTGGTGGACGAGATCTACCAGTCCGGGGACATCGATTTCCAGCAGCAGAGCATTCAAAAAATCAACGAACTGATGGCCAAGAGCCTGGGCGTGATCTTCGTCTCACACAATCTGCATCTGATCAAATCACTCTGCCAGCGTGCCATCCTGTTGATCAAGGGTGAACTCGTCTTTGAAGGTCCTGCTGTGGACACTGTCAACCACTATCTCAGGCTTTCCGGAGAAAGGCTGCATGGCACAACGGATTAA
- a CDS encoding ABC transporter permease encodes MAQRIKLLLSHLQFLRHLVKIDIQLRYHGTFFGFFWTMLNAFAMITIFTFVFGYVLKVPLPRFPVFLFCGYLPWLFFSSCMINSCFSILKSATLVRKIYFPRETLVIAEIVSQFLVYLSSFAVFLLCFSLTGWLNVSWELLPLLPLLFICLFLLSLGFGFLLSLINVFFRDVAYFVEVLITIWFYMSPIFYPLEWVPERVQFLVRTNPITSIIEAFRAIFYGGTYNLWHLWYPGILSVVIFLLGYRIFLLYEQQIVEEL; translated from the coding sequence ATGGCACAACGGATTAAACTGTTACTTTCGCATCTTCAGTTTCTCCGCCATCTGGTGAAGATTGACATTCAATTGAGATATCACGGCACCTTTTTCGGATTCTTCTGGACAATGCTGAACGCCTTTGCCATGATCACGATTTTCACCTTCGTGTTCGGATATGTCCTGAAGGTCCCGCTTCCCCGTTTTCCGGTCTTCCTTTTCTGCGGTTACCTGCCCTGGCTCTTTTTCTCATCCTGCATGATCAATTCCTGTTTTTCCATTTTAAAAAGCGCGACTCTGGTGCGGAAAATTTATTTCCCGCGGGAAACCCTGGTGATCGCGGAGATAGTATCACAGTTTCTGGTCTACCTCAGCTCGTTCGCAGTCTTTCTGCTCTGTTTCAGCCTGACAGGCTGGCTCAATGTTTCCTGGGAACTGCTGCCCCTGCTGCCGCTTCTGTTCATCTGCCTGTTCCTGCTCTCGCTAGGATTCGGATTCCTTCTGTCACTGATCAATGTCTTCTTCAGGGATGTGGCATATTTTGTGGAAGTGCTGATCACGATCTGGTTCTATATGTCCCCGATCTTCTATCCGCTGGAATGGGTACCGGAACGGGTACAGTTCCTGGTCAGGACAAATCCCATTACCTCGATCATCGAGGCTTTTCGCGCGATTTTCTACGGAGGCACTTACAACCTCTGGCATCTCTGGTATCCGGGAATTCTCAGTGTGGTGATCTTCCTGCTCGGCTACAGGATTTTCCTTTTATACGAACAGCAAATAGTCGAGGAACTGTAG
- a CDS encoding HEPN domain-containing protein: MNIEFLKTNASLFKKAAERCQEKRPLANGMFGMLMVPGVVNYAFSIELYLKYLLVKNNQSSKGHELIKLFTMLDSSMRQEIINLTKYSNSDFDDLFSKHSNGFVEWRYIHEQEKEVVINIDFMRRLLDSIESIANRP; encoded by the coding sequence ATGAATATAGAATTTCTGAAAACTAACGCATCGCTGTTTAAAAAAGCTGCAGAAAGATGTCAGGAAAAAAGGCCGCTAGCAAATGGTATGTTTGGAATGTTAATGGTCCCTGGTGTCGTTAATTATGCATTTTCTATCGAACTTTATCTCAAGTATTTGCTTGTGAAAAATAATCAATCTTCTAAAGGGCACGAGTTGATCAAACTATTTACCATGCTTGATTCATCGATGAGGCAAGAAATAATAAACCTAACGAAATATTCAAATTCTGACTTCGATGATCTGTTTAGCAAACATTCAAATGGATTTGTCGAATGGCGCTATATACATGAACAAGAAAAAGAAGTTGTTATTAATATTGATTTTATGAGAAGACTGCTTGACAGCATAGAATCAATTGCAAACAGACCATAA